A portion of the Diprion similis isolate iyDipSimi1 chromosome 4, iyDipSimi1.1, whole genome shotgun sequence genome contains these proteins:
- the LOC124405936 gene encoding hemolymph lipopolysaccharide-binding protein-like: MPWIQRTGGASASRRADYTYPPGASSGYKVHTKAVLWPKARGICVEEGGHLAVLNSVAEANLVTEIFRNSERITGSQYPDFASIGFHSLFEPEVEFVTIYDETLQKAGYNQWMKYRPGLNGKRLYESLHITGGLNNHSTDTLLGFICELPISQH; the protein is encoded by the exons ATGCCGTGGATCCAGCGGACAGGCGGCGCGTCAGCGAGCCGAAGAGCCGATTACAC ATACCCGCCGGGCGCTTCTTCTGGGTACAAGGTTCACACTAAAGCAGTTCTTTGGCCGAAGGCTCGAGGGATTTGCGTCGAAGAGGGCGGTCATTTGGCCGTTTTAAACTCCGTGGCCGAGGCGAACTTGGTGACGGAGATCTTCCGGAATTCGGAACGAATTACCGGGTCACAATATCCCGATTTTGCCAGCATTGGTTTTCACTCTCTCTTCGAACCAGAGGTGGAGTTCGTCACCATCTATGACGAGACTTTGCAAAAGGCTGGATATAATCAGTGGATGAAATACAGGCCTGGTCTTAACGGGAAACGACTCTACGAATCTCTCCACATCACAGGCGGTCTGAACAATCATAGTACAGACACTCTGTTAGGCTTTATATGCGAGCTTCCGATCTCGCAGCATTAG